A single window of Streptomyces xanthii DNA harbors:
- a CDS encoding GNAT family N-acetyltransferase — MDPVTLTTDRLQLRTFVPADIDEVFAAAQDPDIQRWTTVPSPYARVDAEYFVQQMVPDGWRADTEYTFAVRRDPDGPIVAAISLHHPRAGAWEVGYWTHKEHRGRGYMTEAVLGVARWAFTELACVRLEWRAEAGNVASRTVAEKAGFTVEGVLRAGLLNKGVLRDCWIGALLPCDVPLPSPLPYLPAPTP, encoded by the coding sequence ATGGACCCCGTGACGCTGACCACCGACCGCCTGCAGCTGCGCACGTTCGTGCCCGCCGACATCGACGAGGTGTTCGCGGCGGCCCAGGACCCCGACATCCAGCGCTGGACCACGGTGCCGTCGCCCTACGCGCGCGTGGACGCCGAGTACTTCGTGCAGCAGATGGTCCCCGACGGCTGGCGGGCCGACACCGAGTACACCTTCGCGGTGCGCCGGGACCCGGACGGGCCGATCGTCGCCGCGATCTCGCTGCACCACCCGCGCGCGGGCGCGTGGGAGGTCGGTTACTGGACGCACAAGGAGCACCGGGGCCGGGGCTACATGACGGAGGCCGTCCTGGGCGTCGCCCGCTGGGCCTTCACGGAGCTGGCCTGTGTGCGGCTGGAATGGCGCGCGGAGGCGGGGAACGTGGCGTCCCGCACGGTCGCCGAGAAGGCGGGCTTCACGGTGGAGGGCGTCCTGCGCGCGGGCCTGCTCAACAAGGGCGTCCTCCGGGACTGCTGGATCGGCGCCCTCCTCCCCTGCGACGTCCCCCTCCCCAGCCCTCTGCCCTACCTCCCGGCCCCGACTCCCTGA